Genomic DNA from Solanum dulcamara chromosome 4, daSolDulc1.2, whole genome shotgun sequence:
TCGGTGCATGTAGTGTAATGATGTTAAACGATTGGCTTACATATGTTTGAGAACCTCCACCCTCCATGATAATTTTTACTTTCTTGGAATTGTTTAATctttgtttaaatattttattagagaGGAGGGCAAATGGAAGGGCTAGAATGAAATTGAATTAAAGAAGGTCCAATAATTATAGTAGTATGAAATAATTAATGTGGGAATAAAGGTGGCAGTGCACTATATATGGTCTATAAATGGAAAAATGTGAGGTCCCAACATAGCAAATGGAGGAAGGCGGCTGTGAGGTGGGGTTGCAGCTACAATTCATCCCTTTTCAACTTCTCAAACACAAGTTAAATGTACTAGTAGGGGCGTGCTAAATAAAGTAGTGGCCGGTGCACGGGGGTATCCTACACCAAATCAACTACACCAGTACTAGAACTTTGACTACGCTGGCAAACACTTCAAGTTTAACAAATTTTGACCTTGAAGGTTCATCCATGGAGCAGGCGGGGTCAAAAGATCGAAACCACCCATTTTCAAGCTAAGGTCATTGGGTGTAATTTTGTACCCAACTTAGTTACTGTGATCAGCCAAAGACAGTAATGCAAGAACGTCCTATCATGTCCACTACTTTGGAAAGGAGATACAGAAACCTGCAACTTTGCTCGCACATTAGCATGAAGCATCTCCAAAACAACGAGATTAGCCACCCAAAGAATGTTGACGAAGATACTTGTACACACCATATGCATTTGCCATTCACTAAAAGTTCACTGTTTATTAAAGCATTATATTTATATCCAGATCAACCTTCTTCTGCATACACAGCATAAAATAACAAGGCAAATACACTTCCGGACACAAATGAAGACTAGTATAAAGAGGCCAGCAGCTCCAGCAAAGAAGCAGCAAATTGCATTTGTGTCTCCTCATCTATGGTTAGGAAGAGGGGCACATGTACAAATAATGATCGGATGCCATTCTGCTCTGCAAAACGCAAGGAATGGTAGTATACATAATTGCATACAAACCGGCCTGCATCATCAGATGTCATTACTTCATATCCCATCTTTGCCAATACCTTGGTCATTTCCTCCACGGGAAGAGAAGTCTATAGAGAGAACAAACACAGTATAAGAGAAGTGGTAAAGATACCAATAGGTGCAAAGACAAAGAAAAATGAATTGTTCCTGGATCAAAAGTTACAGGAAGCATCTATTTCCAGAAATCAGTGCAATCTGCATAAAGATAAGATGCTAGTAAAAACTCCCCACTCCGGAAACTAGATGTTCAGAGGAATCGGTGAGATCTTCCTACAGTAGAGAATTTCCATAGTGTGCTCTTCTTTTTCCCCATTTCTAAAACTACTGTTCGTCTGACATCTTTGAACAGGGATACTACCACATGGTCCAAGATTAAGCATAAACCTTATttatcaaaaacaaaacaaagaagaagtgGAGAAACCTAGGCATCCGATCTTAGGCAGATTGGGAAAATTGAAAGAACTGATTATGCAGGGATCACTGAAACCAAATTAAAGTAtggaaatgaaaaaatatcaaGGGTCACTTACATATAAGATGGAGAAAATAGCGTTAGCTTGGATGGAAACTCCAACTATTCAAGATAGAAAATATATTCCCATCAAGCATTAAACCACTTCATTATTCAATCAACTCCTCCCTCCTTAAGGAAGTCACACACACAGATTCTCGCTTAGATAGAACGAAACATGTGAGCaaaagtgaaataatttattgAAGCCACGTTTGTTGGTCTTGGTAACAATTCACAATGTCATAATCCCTCGAAACTAGAATATCTTTTTggtaaaaataaatgaataaaaatattttaaaagttcaCGAGCTCGGAATTTTAAGAGAAGAAATTGGATTGAGATTGTATATCATGAAATGAAGAATCAATAACCCTCGCAAGGAAATGCTCAGGCTCGTAAAGATAAGACAAAGGAATTAAAGCATTTTGATTCAACACAGGGAACTAAACAGAGAATTGGGCTCATCCTGCTCCTATAAGGAAACAAATACTTTATAGAACCAACTCCAATGTTCCCAGGAGGATCCATCTTTTATAGAACCGACTCCAATGTTCCCAGGAGGATCCATCTTTTATAGAACCGACTCCAATGTTCCCAGGAagatcacttttttttttttaactctaATGTCCCCCAGGAGGGTCCCTTTTTTAATAGAACCGACTCTAATGTTCCCAAGAAGATCCCTTTTTATATAGAATCAACTCTAATGTCTCCAGGACAATCCGGTGTTTTTATAGAACCGACTCTAATGTTCCCTTGTTTTATAGAACCAACTATAACGTCTCCATGGGTACCCCTTTGTTTATAGAACCAACTCTAATGTCTCCAGGAGGATCCATTCTTTTCTAGAACCAACTCTAGCGTTCCCAGTAGGATCCGTTTTCTATCCAGGAAGCCTACAAAGAGTTCTCTTCCTCATTTTGTTGTCTTGCCTTTTTAAGAGAAGAAACATTACTGTCTTAAAAAAAGGCTACCAAACTTTTCGAGGGAGGGAGAGGAAACTGACACAACAGCAATAACATCTACTCCTCAATTCCAAGTTTGTTCAATCTATAATATAATACTTAATAAAAAGACAAATTAGAGGTTCTCTAAAGCTAGGGGTTCTTCAAATTTCACACTTATCCCTGtaataacataaaatcactAATCAAGCTAAAAAGAACTCCGAAAAAACACTGGACCTACTGTTAGTGTGTTAGTAACGCCTAACCCTTAATTCTAACTAGTTGACATCATCACATAGATACTTCACTTCCACGTTTTTCTGTACTGAGCTAAGTTCACATGCAGTCCTAGAGAATGCAGTGCTTTGAGATGATATGCATTCTACTAATTTTCTATCTTGTCCCTTTTAATATTATCAATCATCATGAATTTCATCTGCATAGCATCGCCTCATATTAGGAACTTGCGATATTGCTTGCCCTGTAACTAGGATGACATCTCATTCATATAGTAAAGTCCCTAGGCTGTGCCTTATTTGAGACTTAAGGCAGATCCAGAACCTTGTTTATCACCTGTATTAAATACCTATCTCTCTTTCATaatgtaactaccctacctacCATGGAAATATCAATATTTCCTACAGAAAGAAATATATTACCAATGCCTAGCACTatccataaatattgtagtctcataataataataaggcaAGAAacgaatatttttaaaaagtaaaatggAAAAGTGTCCCCTTTTGATTAGCCAGTTTCCAAAAGGGAGAAGGTTTTATGGTAATCTCAAGCATACCAAAATCAGTTATTGGGCCTTCTGCGATTGGGTAATCTATGAACAGTTGCTACCTATATACAAAGTAATCTTAGGGAAGGGGTCCATAGAATATATTTTGCTTCTTCTCTTTGTTCTATTTTTAGTTTCAGAATAAATGAAGAGTAGAAACTAAAGGTTCGCTTTCTAgaagattttctttttcttcacttGGTATTTGGAGCTTCTTTGCTTGTGTTAGTAGGAGTGGAAAGAGCGGTTCATGATATTATCTATCTATCAATATACAAAATGAAACTCAGATAAAGAAGACAAGTTTTTTATCAAATTCGTAATTCCTGGGAAGAGAAAGAACGACTAGGTCCCTATCTTTCCATCCGGTCCTGGTGCATTTTATGCAGAACATGACCAGAAAAGGAAAGAGAACTTTTGAGGCTGGAATATTAAGCATCCAACTCAAGGTTTAGCATGCATAAGCATGGATGGTGAACCAATAATCTTGAGCTTCCAAAAAGCTTATGACTTTGCCTATACAAGTTATTTCCTCAGCCCAGTGCTCCGCGTCTATTTCCAGCATAGGATGCCCAGAAATGTCTTTATCTTTCTACAGTTAGTTATACCTAAGCACTTTTATCTTCTAAACTAACTAATTGTTTAGATCATAATTTATAAGGGTCATTCCCTAGTAGGAAGCAAAACGGGAAGTGTTGGTACCCCTTCAAAACTAGAGAGAAAAGAGGAAGTgcattaattttatctttaaaaaGATGGAGTCTAAAATTCAATGAAGTGTTAAAGCAAACTCACTTGAACTTTAAAAAGATGGAGTATAAAATTCAATGAAGTATGAACTAACACATAAAAGTGTCATATAAGTATCAACCATATTTGGTTGGCTTCAAAGTTGGGCAACAAGATAAGCATTAAATTTTAATAACCATTCTACAGAAATCATGAGAGATGGATGCAAGATCATAATACCTCTCGTTTTCGCGAAATTGCCCCATCTGCAGGAACAATAGGGACTTTCTGCAAGTAACAGGATAAAAATCTTGACTTCAGTTGATGAACTGAACAATCCGAAACAGGACAAATAAAAACTGGAAGGTCTTTTAACTAACCTGAGGCTTCCATCCCATCTCATCTGGACAACGGAAAGTAGCTTCATTGACAGCTTGTTTCTCTATGGCAAACATTGTAGCACCACTATTAACTCCAAAGTGCACCTGGATAAAACTTACCAAGAATTAAATTTACCTTGGTATATGAAGTACGAACATTGGGCATCAAAATACTCAATACATAATTTGACTATGCCAGAGAACTTGCAACAAAGACACTAGAGCATAACCACAATATTCTCTGGCAACTtgaacaccataaactccattTCCTCCTCATGTCATCATGGAGTGGTACTCCACGCAACTATGTTCTGTGCTCTGTATTCTAGATCTCAGAGGAATTAAAAGGTTTAGTGGTAATCTCTATACACAAATGTGTGACACTCGGCAATTTCAACAAAAAATGGACAACATTTCCCCTCAAAAGTATAAAAGATAAAAGCATAATGAAAGAATAGGTCATTTGGTTGTAGACAAATAGACAACTCTCTCTTTGTTTAGCTTTATCCCTCCCCtttttcctcattttctaccttTATCCCTCCACTTTTTCTTCTCTTAACACCTAAATACAACCTCGATTTTAATAATGATTCAATAACTATCCTAAGTCAATGAAGCAAACCCATTTTGTTAAGGTAAATTTGTGAGTACTTCTAtagaatggtggttagaccagcgttGTTATATGGAGTGAAGTGTTGGTcagtaaagaactctcatgttcagaagatgcatgctGCGGAGATGcggatgctgagatggatgtgtggactaagatcaggaatgaggttattcgggagaaggtgggagtgacatctgtggcagacaagatgaaagaagcgagactgagatggtttgggtatGTGCAGAGGAGGTGTGTCGACTccccagttaggaggtgcgagcggttggatttgggggcTATGCGGAGGGGTAGGGATAGgctgaaaaagtattggagagaggtgattagacaagatatgacgCTGCCACATATCACCGAAGactagtagggatagaatggtgtcttgccgtgtgtcggtttagggtggtcgtaggtctaggcgtgcctttatagttgtgttgttattgcctttgattatcgcattactttgctatcgttattgttcttgtcttgtaaaaatttgcatttatattttctattttattatgctatatatattgtttttctctcgAACTTGGAACTGTAACTTTTGAGCCGATGGTCTTTtagaaacagcctctctacctccatgaggtagtggtaaggtctgcatacaccctaccctccccagaccccacttgtgggatttcacttggtatgttgttgttgtttctcgCAGCATATTTAAGTACACTTTTCCAGGATTGGTCCGGAACAGGATTTGGATTTCATCTCAGATAATCCCGAGAGACAAGAGTATATATAAGGTGCCTCCTACACATCATATCATGCGTCAAAATTTCTGAAAAACGGTAGTATAGTGGTTTTCAggattaaaaattaatttaatgacCATTTCGTCAGCAAATGGATCCTTCCACAAATTCAAAGCAGTAACCTGCTCATTCAAAGAGGATCAATTTGTAatgaaatatgatttaaaacTTCCATATCGAACATAACAAAAGTAGAAGTGTGATATTTTCAAGATATAACCAACTGCATCCAAATTAAAGAAGGTCATACATTTTATAAATAGGAGAAAAGGAACACTTATTGTGTCATGATACAGCATGGTCCTGTCAAATTTCAGAAAGAAAAATTTCCATCTTTATGTCATATTAAGGtcgaaggggagccttggagtaactggtaaagttgctgccatgtgaccaggaggtcacgggttcaagcctggaaacagcctctggcggaaatgcaaggtaaggctgggtacaatagacccttgtggtcgggcccttccccggaccctgcgcatagcgggagctttagtgcaccgggctgcccttttttatgTCATATTAAGGTCCAATACAATTACCGGCCATGTGAAATTTTTTTTTGGACAAAGGTAACAgcaagtctatatatatctatatatatatatatatatccacagGTATACTACATCAGAAAATTTAGTCCCCCTTCAAAAGTGTTGTAGCTACATAGGGTCCTATTTTCTAAGTTACAACCAACGAATAGCTGCATAAATAGTGCCTGTTTGTTCTATCACTAACTGTTTACACCAAAGATGATACAGAGCTACACAGTTTAAAAATGTTCATGTGACCATTTTCtaactaaaataaatataaacctATCCTTTCCTCATTTGGACAACAGAACAAAGCATGAAAGGTAAAAAAGAAAGCCAAGCGAGCAACTAACCCAAATAACTCTCTTGGAATTAGATGACTCCGAGTCACCACCGCTTAAAGCAGCTTGCAGTGTCTGGTACAAGGGAACTAGAGCTCCCTGGCCTGCAGTATCAAGGATGCTGCAACTCCCAAGGACCAGCCCTTTGGGCATACCCCTTTTCTTCATATAATCTTTAAGATTACTTACAATGGTTTCTGTTGGATTTTCAGCAACTCCATGAAATTTCTTGAAACCAGTCACATGTACGATCACAGGTGATGGCCCTTCGGACCCCATCTATTCCCTAGTCAGACGAAACTGAAAAATTTTCAAAGCATCAAAAATAGATTCACTTTCTAAACACCTGCATCAAACAAAACCAAAAACCGAAAAGATTTTATTGCAAGAATGTAAACCATAAATTCCCATCACAGACACCATGGATCAGTGTCCAATTATGACAAATATAAACCTTTCCATCACATTCCAATAACCTTTTTCTCTCAAACTGATGCAAAAGTAGAAATTTTGCACTAACAGTAATCAATGAAAGAAGAAGTAAGCAAAACTTCAAACCATAACATGTCAAAAAGGGATAAGAGAACAACAATAGGCCTTTGTGAAACGATGTTAAGAATAATTAAAGCTCAAAACTTTGATCCAATATCAAACAAGAACCCAGGTTAGAATCTTCCCAATTCTTCTAAACATGAATGATTTCACAGACCAAGAACCCAAAATCCATCACTAATAAGTCAAAGTTATCAttataaacacaaaaaaaactaaacCCCAGTTGAAAATAATCAGAGATCACATGGATCAGAACCCCATAAATCATCAAGACTAAAAAGCAGAAAACTTTGAATTGAAAACATAATTTTCTTACCTGAAAGCTGAAAGAGAGAGAGCCAAAAGAATAAAGGACTAAAGCAAGTGGTCTTATCTGATCAAAAGGTGATTATAATGGTAGAAGACTACTGATTGGGATTCTTCCTTATTGATAAGTAAAATTAtagaatattaaaaaaaaattaaaaaataattggatAAAAAACGTGGTAGTGGTGGGTCGATATCATATAAAACaagaaattatattattaaaaaaatacgtTTTGTACGTAATTATTGTGTTATCAGTAATGACTCTGTTTGTTTGTTCTGCCTTCTTGACTTGCAAATTGCAATAATCTCACCTCTGAGATATTGCCTTTACtttaacatatatattttttaaattcaacTTTTATAACAAATTAGTACTTAATAGTTAagaaaagatgatatcaaattatctaaataatatactccagtcttttatatatatatatatatatatatatatatatatatacaaaagagAAGTCTACACCCAACCTACGTGGCATTCTTAGAATTCaggaatttatttttatattttttttcatacttttagatttttcttcctattttatctttatctttaAACATGTTGCTTCAACTCTTGCGTTCCTTACTGTTGTGTCCTTTCAATTGCACCACTTCGGGACTATCTATAAAAACTAGGCAAATTATATCCCTTGCTGTCTTTCTTCTTCGTTACAAATTTCGTCCCTAATTTCTGTGGAACTTCACCAATTTCTAATTGGAAGTCTTACTTTGGAtcttcaatttaaaaaatgaaaccAAAATGTAATTTTCTCATAGTTTTTCCTCCATTTACcatatcaaaagaaaaactAGCACTTGTATGTTCTCAACATTTCTCTCTCATTATTTTACTAAGGTAACAGATTATAACTTCAGTGTCGATATGAAGACGGAACTTAATAATGTTTCTGCTGATTTGACTGAATGAAAAGGCCTTTTGACAGATCATTTGAACTAGATTTAGCAAGTATTGTGAACATACTGGTAGTGTGCACATTCATCAGGTGGAGAAAACGTTTGGTGATTTTCTGTTTGCATCTCTTCCTGATGAAAGTAGGACATGTCCAAGCTGTCTTTACGGAACTTTAATCTTCAAAGTGAGCAGGTTTGGTGCAGGCTACTTTATAGATTGTGACCAACACTTAAAATGCAAGTACTAGCatatattttggattttttttggaAACATGTAATATatcttatataaataataagacTTTACAAAGACTGTATAATCCTCCATAATAACAGGACTGTAAAGAGATCAAACTTACGATTTATTACCTTGTCTCTCACCATCCCACATTAAATTATCCTCAGCAGTAGAAAGATCCTTGAAATATTGCAAAACTTATAACAATTCTACCAAATTTTCGATTTTCCAATCATTAAGTGATCTCCTGAAAATGAGGTTCCACCCTTGAATGCTCCATAGATTAGCTACAGTTGCCTCCTGCTGTCAAGAAAGTACAAACATTTCTAGGGAACTCTGGTTTAGAGGTCCTTGGTCTAACCAATTACGATTACCTAGAGCACTGTCCAGGGAACTTCCTTTAGATTGTATTGTTATCCCATGCACAATTAGGGAAAAAAGAGTTCCCTCCCCCTTTTTCTCTGGTTCTTATTTCTGCATCTTTTGCACTTTGAATTGCTACTTCTAAAGCATTAGGAGTGTATTCTTTAGCTTAAAATTAAAGTTTGCTCTTTTTGGCATTAAATCTTTCTTTGAGTTATCACACCTTGCAAGTTGTAAGCACATGAACTTACGAACCTCTTAGCTGTGTAACTGATTTTTTATTATCTTGATAGTGCAAAATAATGAAAAGCAGTATAATCATAtact
This window encodes:
- the LOC129886056 gene encoding uncharacterized protein LOC129886056, with the protein product MGSEGPSPVIVHVTGFKKFHGVAENPTETIVSNLKDYMKKRGMPKGLVLGSCSILDTAGQGALVPLYQTLQAALSGGDSESSNSKRVIWVHFGVNSGATMFAIEKQAVNEATFRCPDEMGWKPQKVPIVPADGAISRKRETSLPVEEMTKVLAKMGYEVMTSDDAGRFVCNYVYYHSLRFAEQNGIRSLFVHVPLFLTIDEETQMQFAASLLELLASLY